The following are encoded in a window of Drosophila simulans strain w501 chromosome 3L, Prin_Dsim_3.1, whole genome shotgun sequence genomic DNA:
- the LOC6736526 gene encoding uncharacterized protein LOC6736526 isoform X1 has translation MLWSVLKNAAPQLFCKVLNYIFVCLFCAFVFLSLAIIMFIWNYLTLLCFGVALIDAKSIKKSQANLLEPTLDPDEKLGKIGKSPPDISNEVQRVQVPLGASPGKGNWQGKWFPHAPGQQQKAIESKMKSTTEEVPLLESTTKDGWQGKWFPQAPGEPHVVKKKPLVEKQTKSAESTTQDTWKGKWFPQDTNEPHKTKQRSCDDGKSNLAVDFDPNDIRDSLNFLCISSNRSLYQPDLSREAILTEHFLPSAYLPPAKCLNESISYSHLPATNGPYRPMPAEYGTYSYLPPQRYVRNLAEGAIVMLYHPCAFPGQVKQLQDIVGGCLYRHLVSPSLALSPERPLALLAWSRSLEMSVVDRQLAADFIQKHAKQGPLAPEELSRLIAKRQTYKEGLLVEAHLVTTADDYGLCGYLEEM, from the exons ATGCTTTGGTCAGTGTTGAAAAACGCAGCTCCACAGCTGTTTTGCAAAGttcttaattatatttttgtttgcttattttgcgcttttgtttttctttcgcttgcaattattatgtttatttggAATTACTTGACTCTCTTGTGCTTTGGGGTTGCCCTCATCGATGCGAAATCCATCAAGAAGTCTCAGGCCAATCTGCTGGAACCAACTCTTGATCCTGATGAGAAGCTAGGGAAGATTGGGAAGTCCCCACCCGACATTTCCAATGAAGTGCAACGTGTGCAGGTTCCATTAGGTGCATCGCCCGGCAAGGGTAACTGGCAGGGCAAGTGGTTTCCCCATGCCCCGGGACAACAGCAAAAAGCGATTGAATCCAAAATGAAGAGCACCACTGAGGAAGTTCCTCTGCTGGAGTCCACAACCAAGGATGGCTGGCAGGGCAAGTGGTTTCCACAAGCTCCCGGAGAGCCGCACGTGGTGAAGAAAAAACCGCTGGTCGAGAAGCAAACCAAGTCGGCGGAGTCCACCACACAGGATACTTGGAAGGGAAAATGGTTTCCGCAGGATACCAACGAACCGCACAAGACTAAACAACGGAGCTGTGATGATGGCAAG AGCAACCTTGCCGTGGACTTCGATCCAAATGACATCCGTGACAGCCTGAATTTCCTTTGCATCAGCAGTAATCGCAGCTTGTATCAGCCAGATTTGTCCAGAGAAGCCATTCTTACGGAGCACTTTCTGCCCAGCGCCTATCTGCCGCCTGCCAAGTGCCTTAATGAGTCCATCAGCTACTCCCATCTGCCTGCCACCAA TGGCCCCTATCGCCCGATGCCCGCTGAATATGGCACCTACTCCTACTTGCCACCACAGCGATACGTGCGTAATCTGGCGGAAGGTGCCATCGTGATGCTCTACCATCCCTGCGCATTTCCCGGCCAAGTGAAGCAGCTGCAGGACATTGTGGGTGGCTGTTTGTATCGCCATCTGGTGTCACCCTCGCTGGCTCTGAGTCCGGAGCGACCGCTGGCCCTGCTCGCCTGGAGTCGCAGTCTGGAGATGTCCGTCGTGGATCGACAACTGGCGGCGGATTTCATCCAGAAACACGCCAAGCAAGGACCACTTGCCCCGGAGGAATTGTCGCGTTTGATTGCCAAGAGACAGACCTACAAGGAGGGCCTTCTCGTCGAAGCGCACTTGGTCACCACGGCAGATGACTACGGGCTGTGCGGCTACCTGGAGGAGATGTAG
- the LOC6736526 gene encoding uncharacterized protein LOC6736526 isoform X2, translated as MLWSVLKNAAPQLFCKVLNYIFVCLFCAFVFLSLAIIMFIWNYLTLLCFGVALIDAKSIKKSQANLLEPTLDPDEKLGKIGKSPPDISNEVQRVQVPLGASPGKGNWQGKWFPQAPGEPHVVKKKPLVEKQTKSAESTTQDTWKGKWFPQDTNEPHKTKQRSCDDGKSNLAVDFDPNDIRDSLNFLCISSNRSLYQPDLSREAILTEHFLPSAYLPPAKCLNESISYSHLPATNGPYRPMPAEYGTYSYLPPQRYVRNLAEGAIVMLYHPCAFPGQVKQLQDIVGGCLYRHLVSPSLALSPERPLALLAWSRSLEMSVVDRQLAADFIQKHAKQGPLAPEELSRLIAKRQTYKEGLLVEAHLVTTADDYGLCGYLEEM; from the exons ATGCTTTGGTCAGTGTTGAAAAACGCAGCTCCACAGCTGTTTTGCAAAGttcttaattatatttttgtttgcttattttgcgcttttgtttttctttcgcttgcaattattatgtttatttggAATTACTTGACTCTCTTGTGCTTTGGGGTTGCCCTCATCGATGCGAAATCCATCAAGAAGTCTCAGGCCAATCTGCTGGAACCAACTCTTGATCCTGATGAGAAGCTAGGGAAGATTGGGAAGTCCCCACCCGACATTTCCAATGAAGTGCAACGTGTGCAGGTTCCATTAGGTGCATCGCCCGGCAAGGGTAACTGGCAGGGCAAGTG GTTTCCACAAGCTCCCGGAGAGCCGCACGTGGTGAAGAAAAAACCGCTGGTCGAGAAGCAAACCAAGTCGGCGGAGTCCACCACACAGGATACTTGGAAGGGAAAATGGTTTCCGCAGGATACCAACGAACCGCACAAGACTAAACAACGGAGCTGTGATGATGGCAAG AGCAACCTTGCCGTGGACTTCGATCCAAATGACATCCGTGACAGCCTGAATTTCCTTTGCATCAGCAGTAATCGCAGCTTGTATCAGCCAGATTTGTCCAGAGAAGCCATTCTTACGGAGCACTTTCTGCCCAGCGCCTATCTGCCGCCTGCCAAGTGCCTTAATGAGTCCATCAGCTACTCCCATCTGCCTGCCACCAA TGGCCCCTATCGCCCGATGCCCGCTGAATATGGCACCTACTCCTACTTGCCACCACAGCGATACGTGCGTAATCTGGCGGAAGGTGCCATCGTGATGCTCTACCATCCCTGCGCATTTCCCGGCCAAGTGAAGCAGCTGCAGGACATTGTGGGTGGCTGTTTGTATCGCCATCTGGTGTCACCCTCGCTGGCTCTGAGTCCGGAGCGACCGCTGGCCCTGCTCGCCTGGAGTCGCAGTCTGGAGATGTCCGTCGTGGATCGACAACTGGCGGCGGATTTCATCCAGAAACACGCCAAGCAAGGACCACTTGCCCCGGAGGAATTGTCGCGTTTGATTGCCAAGAGACAGACCTACAAGGAGGGCCTTCTCGTCGAAGCGCACTTGGTCACCACGGCAGATGACTACGGGCTGTGCGGCTACCTGGAGGAGATGTAG
- the LOC6736527 gene encoding autophagy-related protein 2 homolog A, producing the protein MSWFNPWDGLKTKMCRYLLQRYLGQFFENNLNLEQLKVDLYNGKAVVEDIFLKVNAFNDLFEDQGWAFEVVSGHIGRLTVVVPWNALMTNDSSLEIHNLTITLRPVTRYQSGTTMLESMWSSVSSSMQMAEECMKQVDDDVPFLNHNNALIGLEKFAETIDNVLNRIRAKLTNTTLNIEYLLPRSDRKLVLSFQASHVEYKNKTGYEMPMSTSQDTETEEDPNSSFNALPMIAKHNLVIEGLSLHTSEVLDVMDHQFGPTPYEQLCKIVELKGAQNIQINIKQTENIVGPKVSLELSLDDIYFMLTPRQIHLLIEFSKGFNCGGQQERPKKGRSLKSAPPSEYQMQSLQQPTRMTGILGQNADWCTGMSEADPSEYSAYGNPPRSGYARSRKMSESTNSMVTSCTNTLQQELGYTEKSGEILKFKVQISKIYGIALHQDILIQNTANIDSCSTVFDHASYLRYSDTASGFFLGTVLENHMPLPNQQYLLLRAAPIIVSGSQQRYFQELTSRTTLSATAVDLIEVLDNSMEHLLQFDRQRNCPDGYHIRPEIVLTQSSSFMFKQNHNRCSNKIECSLDECTAELDISIYDRLGALFGSSPFSGDSDSSTPYPDDPNQTEFVVKSENLRLHLRFPVVDGRAANDPQKIPWWKKNVRRDFLAVEFRSLVVSSRSQISIVSDELDVFYCDADKQSAVHLLKCQQRMQPNKKIQIDVLQLKDTTDGQKKPRKSPFSSKCTFGYTSHVEGLDCSVDKTDSLLPGETEEINEFCDSCTQSSKLKIFTFIPHVKVVLESKSMYELIYNRLNGDLFMWEPRSPHYENNTDNEVPESKDLYAEPQLEEFKRNLLLSTSAMESSIYFSMAEPTVSAPPAPPVRNEAFSFELFVEQGSLILFSHLLDPETNQRSKECGKFQVNLKELRLFTVNGLDNDSNRSFFCIQLGEIEALHCGNTLQDLELAWSDLADEKLLPTIYNFAHVHQQQDRKRMEVLSLVAEIKKQPEQRIKRMKMSFGISGAILQHHSCHSEHSWLNQLIDFMDVADFPIEEYEPFALVSELQLHVWNAGIDYRPKFFPQRAFLDLGYCTLSSNIISSMSGCTLRLLAEDCVLHLGLVKESNDSLIPVLNLGLLNISFRLNAEGSGQPRVDLRSSIHDMHLKTCYDSAAALAQLIAYVANDRDLCPPEEPILNEDTKPAEPKPNEEHEVSDHTQNHVSKLMADAVIDVECSPNLRATKSPGGREEGIEIFYFPDEPKEKRKSTPAKLQTTSLMVESPSVIGDILDFESNVILQSYYHQSQVQPQTSLGSQVQQELGSLGNASLEERDFDIIHDEEISRMDKFGVKQIYISDDPLQIVDNHFELPHEKVDLLRPPANFPVAESTYTLCEMTFTWHLYGGRDFPDEPLKKSSSSATSGFGMSDTYKYGVSQAQEQDKQDKKGSKKSLPKQPKGSQRNLEVLVEMQLSKIRFSYETYPLTSMYSSRQVLLVSEIEIRDRLRSSDINKFLYHPTGNNLSHKPDENMVIVKALNVRPNPQKSSAEECSLRVSILPIKLNIDQDTLLFLEDFFSGMFRNSASAAGGTKTEVSSSSATDMPVMSVSKMPDEFSDELPDSEVKEMVERNLNVLIEENSLDVELEEDTATASPVFFREVIFSPALPICFDYHGRRIELSRGPVTGLIMGLAQLQGSGINLREIVNRRGILGWNKLCEFLAKEWLKDIKRNQLPNILSGIGPTNAVLQLFQGIYDLFRLPIEQYNKDGRIIRGFQLGAQSFTARTALAALEITSRIIHLLQFTAETTFDMLSAGPSMKKRKGGRQGKRRRQGRPKDLREGVANAYTIVREGINESANTLIEAAITEHDQKGYSGAVGAVVRQIPQLVVCPAVLATQATTNILGGAKSSLVPEAKLEARDKWKQEIH; encoded by the coding sequence ATGTCGTGGTTTAATCCCTGGGATGgcctcaaaacaaaaatgtgtcGCTACCTGCTGCAGCGATACCTGGGCCAGTTTTTCGAGAATAACTTGAACCTGGAGCAGCTGAAGGTGGACCTTTACAATGGCAAGGCGGTGGTGGAGGACATATTCCTGAAGGTCAACGCGTTCAACGATCTCTTCGAGGACCAGGGCTGGGCCTTCGAGGTGGTCTCGGGCCACATTGGCCGCCTGACCGTCGTGGTGCCGTGGAATGCGCTGATGACCAACGACAGTAGCCTGGAGATCCACAATCTAACCATCACACTGAGGCCAGTCACACGCTACCAGAGCGGCACCACCATGCTGGAGTCCATGTGGTCGTCGGTGAGCAGCTCGATGCAAATGGCCGAGGAGTGCATGAAGCAGGTGGATGACGATGTGCCATTCCTGAACCACAATAACGCCCTGATTGGGCTAGAGAAGTTCGCAGAGACCATCGACAACGTGCTCAATCGCATACGCGCCAAACTGACAAATACTACTTTGAACATTGAGTACCTGCTGCCCAGATCGGACCGAAAGCTGGTGCTCTCCTTCCAGGCCAGCCATGTGGAGTACAAGAACAAGACGGGCTACGAGATGCCCATGTCCACCTCCCAGGACACTGAAACCGAAGAAGATCCCAACAGCAGCTTCAATGCACTGCCCATGATAGCCAAGCACAATTTGGTGATCGAGGGACTTAGTTTGCACACCTCCGAAGTGCTTGATGTGATGGATCACCAGTTTGGACCCACTCCCTACGAGCAGCTCTGCAAGATTGTGGAACTCAAGGGCGCGCAAAACATCCAGATCAACATCAAGCAGACGGAAAACATAGTGGGGCCCAAGGTCAGCCTAGAACTAAGTCTGGACGACATATACTTCATGCTAACGCCGCGTCAAATTCACCTGCTAATCGAGTTCTCCAAGGGCTTCAACTGCGGCGGTCAGCAGGAGCGACCCAAAAAGGGCAGGAGCTTGAAATCGGCTCCGCCCAGTGAGTATCAGATGCAAAGTCTGCAGCAGCCCACTCGTATGACGGGGATTCTGGGCCAGAATGCAGACTGGTGTACAGGAATGTCAGAGGCGGATCCTTCCGAATATTCCGCTTACGGAAATCCCCCGAGAAGCGGTTACGCACGGAGTCGAAAGATGAGCGAATCCACAAACAGCATGGTCACCTCCTGTACCAATAcactgcagcaggagctgggCTACACAGAGAAGTCCGGCGAGATCCTCAAGTTCAAGGTGCAGATCTCGAAAATCTACGGAATTGCTTTGCACCAGGACATTCTTATCCAGAACACGGCCAACATCGACAGTTGCAGCACGGTTTTCGATCACGCAAGTTACCTTCGCTACTCGGACACTGCCAGTGGTTTCTTCTTGGGCACGGTCCTGGAGAATCACATGCCGCTGCCAAATCAGCAGTACCTTCTGCTACGAGCAGCCCCAATAATCGTTAGTGGAAGCCAGCAGCGCTATTTCCAGGAGCTCACATCGAGGACTACTCTGTCCGCCACTGCGGTGGATCTCATCGAAGTCCTAGACAACTCCATGGAGCACCTGCTCCAGTTTGACCGCCAGAGAAACTGCCCGGATGGCTACCACATCCGACCGGAGATCGTTCTCACCCAGAGCTCCTCGTTCATGTTCAAGCAGAATCACAATCGTTGCTCCAACAAAATTGAATGCAGTTTGGATGAATGTACGGCGGAATTGGATATATCTATATACGATAGACTGGGGGCGCTCTTTGGGAGCTCTCCGTTTTCCGGGGATTCCGATTCTTCAACGCCCTATCCAGATGATCCCAACCAAACGGAGTTTGTGGTGAAGTCCGAAAATCTGCGTCTTCACTTGCGTTTCCCTGTGGTGGATGGCAGAGCCGCCAACGATCCGCAAAAGATTCCCTGGTGGAAGAAGAATGTGCGACGTGATTTCTTGGCCGTGGAGTTCCGCTCCCTGGTTGTTAGTTCCAGGTCTCAGATAAGCATCGTTTCGGATGAACTAGATGTGTTCTATTGTGACGCGGATAAGCAGAGTGCCGTGCATCTCCTGAAGTGCCAGCAAAGAATGCAGCCGAACAAGAAGATCCAAATTGACGTACTGCAGTTAAAAGACACCACTGATGGCCAAAAGAAGCCAAGGAAGTCTCCGTTTAGCTCAAAATGTACCTTTGGCTACACCTCCCATGTTGAGGGACTCGATTGTAGCGTGGACAAAACCGATTCCCTTTTACCCGGCGAAACGGAGGAGATCAATGAATTCTGCGACAGTTGCACCCAGTCCTCCAAGCTGAAGATATTTACGTTTATACCGCACGTAAAAGTAGTGCTGGAATCCAAGAGCATGTATGAGCTGATATACAATCGCTTGAACGGAGATCTCTTCATGTGGGAACCGCGTTCTCCGCACTACGAAAACAACACGGATAACGAAGTCCCAGAGTCAAAAGACCTGTATGCAGAGCCCCAGCTGGAAGAGTTCAAAAGAAACCTGCTGCTCAGTACGAGTGCCATGGAGAGCAGCATCTACTTTTCCATGGCGGAGCCAACGGTTTCTGCTCCACCGGCGCCACCAGTGCGGAATGAAGCCTTCTCCTTTGAGTTGTTTGTGGAGCAGGGATCTTTGATTCTTTTCTCGCATCTTCTAGATCCCGAGACCAACCAGCGATCCAAGGAGTGCGGTAAGTTTCAGGTGAACTTAAAGGAGCTGCGTTTGTTTACAGTGAATGGCTTGGACAACGATTCGAATCGGAGTTTCTTTTGCATCCAGCTGGGCGAGATCGAGGCCTTGCATTGCGGGAATACGCTGCAGGACTTGGAGCTGGCTTGGAGTGATTTGGCGGATGAAAAGCTGCTGCCCACCATCTATAACTTTGCACATgttcatcagcagcaggacaGGAAAAGAATGGAGGTGTTATCACTCGTGGCTGAGATCAAGAAGCAACCGGAGCAGCGCATCAAGAGGATGAAGATGTCCTTTGGAATAAGTGGCGCCATTCTGCAGCATCACTCCTGCCACTCGGAGCACTCTTGGCTGAATCAACTGATTGACTTTATGGACGTGGCCGACTTTCCCATTGAGGAATACGAACCATTTGCTCTGGTCTCCGAGCTGCAGTTGCATGTTTGGAATGCTGGGATCGACTATCGCCCGAAATTCTTTCCACAACGTGCGTTCCTGGATCTGGGCTACTGCACCTTGAGCAGCAATATCATATCATCGATGAGTGGCTGCACCTTGCGACTGCTGGCCGAGGATTGCGTCCTGCACCTGGGATTGGTTAAGGAATCCAACGACTCCCTGATACCTGTACTGAACCTGGGACTCCTGAATATATCCTTCCGTTTGAATGCAGAAGGTAGTGGACAACCGCGAGTGGATCTGCGCTCTTCCATCCACGATATGCATCTGAAGACTTGCTACGATTCGGCAGCAGCTTTAGCCCAACTTATAGCCTATGTGGCCAACGACAGGGACTTGTGTCCGCCAGAGGAGCCCATCTTGAATGAGGACACCAAGCCCGCAGAGCCAAAACCAAACGAGGAGCATGAGGTGAGCGATCACACCCAGAACCATGTGAGCAAACTGATGGCCGATGCTGTGATAGACGTAGAGTGCTCGCCCAATCTCAGGGCTACGAAATCTCCAGGTGGTCGGGAGGAGGGCATTGAGATATTCTACTTTCCGGATGAGCCCAAGGAGAAGAGGAAATCTACGCCCGCCAAGCTACAGACCACATCCCTGATGGTCGAGAGTCCCTCGGTCATCGGAGACATCCTGGACTTTGAGTCGAATGTGATCTTACAGTCCTACTACCACCAGAGCCAAGTGCAACCGCAGACTTCACTGGGCTCTCAAGTGCAACAGGAGCTGGGTTCCCTGGGCAACGCGTCCCTGGAGGAGCGGGATTTCGACATCATCCACGACGAGGAGATTTCACGCATGGACAAGTTCGGTGTCAAGCAGATTTACATCTCCGATGACCCTCTGCAGATTGTGGACAACCACTTTGAGCTGCCGCACGAGAAAGTGGATCTGCTAAGGCCTCCAGCTAATTTCCCAGTGGCCGAGAGCACTTACACCCTCTGCGAGATGACCTTCACATGGCACCTTTATGGAGGTCGGGATTTTCCCGATGAACCGCTCAAGAAATCCTCTTCATCGGCAACCAGTGGCTTTGGCATGTCCGATACCTACAAGTATGGCGTGTCTCAAGCTCAAGAGCAGGATAAACAGGACAAAAAGGGTTCAAAGAAGAGTCTGCCCAAACAACCCAAAGGATCGCAGCGCAATCTGGAGGTTCTAGTGGAGATGCAGCTCTCCAAGATTCGATTCTCCTACGAAACCTATCCGTTGACCTCTATGTACTCGTCCCGTCAGGTGCTCCTTGTGTCGGAAATCGAAATAAGAGATAGATTACGCTCGTCGGACATCAACAAGTTCCTGTACCACCCGACGGGCAACAATTTATCCCACAAGCCGGACGAGAACATGGTCATAGTAAAGGCTCTGAATGTGCGTCCGAATCCGCAAAAGAGCTCCGCGGAAGAGTGCTCCCTGAGGGTCTCCATTCTGCCCATAAAACTCAACATTGACCAGGATACTCTGCTCTTTCTCGAGGACTTCTTTTCGGGCATGTTCCGAAACTCCGCTAGTGCTGCTGGTGGCACTAAGACGGAGGTCAGCAGCTCGTCGGCAACGGACATGCCGGTGATGTCGGTGAGCAAAATGCCGGACGAGTTTTCCGATGAATTGCCCGATTCAGAAGTTAAGGAGATGGTGGAGAGGAACCTGAATGTGCTGATTGAAGAGAACAGCTTGGATGTGGAGTTGGAGGAGGATACCGCCACGGCTTCACCTGTGTTCTTCCGCGAGGTGATCTTCAGTCCAGCACTACCCATTTGCTTCGACTATCATGGAAGGCGGATTGAACTTTCCCGAGGACCGGTCACCGGCCTAATCATGGGTCTCGCCCAGCTGCAAGGATCCGGAATTAATTTGAGGGAAATTGTGAACCGCAGGGGCATTCTGGGATGGAACAAACTGTGCGAGTTCCTGGCCAAGGAGTGGCTGAAGGACATCAAGCGGAATCAACTGCCTAATATCCTAAGCGGGATTGGACCCACGAATGCGGTGCTTCAGCTTTTCCAGGGTATATACGATCTTTTCCGGCTGCCCATCGAGCAGTACAACAAGGATGGACGAATTATCAGGGGATTCCAACTGGGTGCCCAGAGTTTCACCGCTCGCACAGCACTGGCTGCCTTGGAGATCACCTCCAGGATCATACACCTGCTACAATTCACGGCGGAGACTACCTTCGATATGCTATCTGCAGGTCCTTCCATGAAGAAGCGGAAGGGCGGCAGGCAGGGCAAGAGGAGGCGACAGGGACGACCCAAGGACCTGCGCGAGGGCGTGGCCAACGCCTACACCATAGTGAGAGAGGGCATCAACGAATCGGCCAACACACTCATCGAAGCCGCCATCACGGAGCACGACCAGAAGGGCTACAGCGGAGCGGTGGGCGCGGTGGTGCGCCAGATTCCGCAGTTGGTCGTCTGCCCGGCGGTGCTTGCCACCCAAGCCACCACCAACATCCTGGGCGGCGCCAAGAGCTCGCTGGTTCCGGAGGCCAAACTGGAGGCGCGCGACAAGTGGAAGCAGGAGATCCACTAG
- the LOC27206273 gene encoding upstream activation factor subunit spp27 produces the protein MSDISSEDLRREIQAVLKDADLATISAKRVREQVEGKLNCSLLSRKKEFDKIVMEVINEQQDEEDEDDDEGKDPDADPDDESEPSEEEDPSSSEEEAAKKKKQSPKKRPQPTKHKAPKKKRKTLNADDSGTESDAGSDSDYEVVKKPVAKKKGKAAGGTGSGRKSTGFTRAYNLSPELSALMGESSLPRHEVVKKVWAIIKERDLYDPKNKQFAICDDELMKVMKIRRFRTFGMLKHLKPHFLD, from the coding sequence ATGTCGGACATCTCCAGCGAGGACCTGCGTCGTGAAATTCAGGCGGTGCTGAAGGACGCCGATTTGGCGACCATTTCGGCAAAGAGGGTGCGCGAGCAGGTGGAGGGGAAGCTGAATTGCTCCTTGCTGAGCCGCAAGAAGGAGTTCGACAAGATCGTGATGGAGGTGATCAACGAGCAgcaggacgaggaggacgaaGACGATGACGAGGGCAAGGATCCCGATGCGGATCCCGACGATGAGAGCGAgcccagcgaggaggaggaccccagcagcagcgaggaggaggccgccaagaagaagaagcagagcCCCAAGAAGAGGCCACAGCCCACGAAGCACAAGGCGCCCAAGAAGAAGCGCAAGACCCTAAATGCCGACGACTCTGGCACCGAGAGCGATGCCGGCTCCGACTCGGACTACGAGGTGGTCAAGAAGCCGGTGGCCAAGAAGAAGGGCAAGGCAGCCGGGGGAACAGGTTCGGGACGTAAGAGCACCGGCTTCACACGCGCGTACAATCTATCACCGGAACTGAGTGCCCTCATGGGGGAGTCCTCCCTGCCACGCCACGAAGTCGTGAAGAAGGTGTGGGCCATCATCAAGGAGCGCGATCTGTACGACCCCAAGAACAAGCAGTTCGCCATTTGCGACGACGAGCTGATGAAGGTGATGAAGATCCGCCGCTTCCGCACCTTCGGCATGCTGAAGCATCTCAAGCCGCACTTTCTCGACTAG
- the LOC6736525 gene encoding adenosylhomocysteinase-like 1 has protein sequence MNNLADTVVVDPGFGGGDKQQQAGPAPQDASVVVPPPATKQSSALKKTSRYRSRSLSASSTDSFSSASYTGSSEDGDDVPPREKVQKNSKGSSDFCVRNIVAQHAFGRREIEIAEQEMPGIIALKKRAAEDKPLKDAKIVGCTHINAQTAVLIETLVELGASVRWAACNIYSTQNEVAAALAESGIPIFAWRGETEEDFWWCIDRCVNAENWQPNMILDDGGDATHLMLKKYPTMFKLVKGIVEESVTGVHRLYQLSKAGKLTVPAMNVNDSVTKTKFDNLYSCKESILDSLKRSTDVMFGGKQVVVCGYGDVGKGCAQALKGQGCIVYITEIDPICALQASMDGFRVVKLNEVIRNVDIVVTATGNKNVVVREHMDKMKSGCIVCNMGHSNTEIDVNGLRTPDLTWEKVRSQVDHIIWPEGKYIILLAEGRLVNLSCSSIPSFAVSITSATQALALIELFNAPPGRYKSDVYLLPKKMDEYVASLHLPTFDAHLTELSDEQAKYMGLNKAGPFKPNYYRY, from the exons ATGAACAACCTGGCAGACACTGTGGTAGTTGATCCTGGATTCGGAGGCGGcgacaagcagcagcaggctgGACCGGCGCCGCAGGATGCCAGCGTGGTGGTTCCTCCGCCGGCCACCAAGCAGTCCTCGGCTCTGAAGAAGACAAGTCGGTACAGGAGCCGCTCGCTTAGTGCCTCCTCAACGGATTCCTTCAGCTCCGCCAGCTACACGGGCAGCAGCGAGGATGGCGACGACGTGCCGCCCAGGGAGAAGGTCCAGAAGAACTCCAAAGGCAGCTCCGACTTCTGTGTAAGGAACATAGTCGCCCAGCATGCATTTGGGCGCAGGGAGATCGAGATTGCGGAGCAGGAGATGCCGGGCATCATAGCGCTGAAGAAGCGGGCGGCCGAGGACAAGCCTCTGAAGGATGCCAAGATCGTGGGTTGCACACACATCAACGCCCAGACTGCCGTGCTCATCGAGACGCTGGTGGAACTGGGCGCCAGCGTGCGCTGGGCCGCCTGCAACATCTACTCCACGCAG AACGAAGTGGCCGCTGCTTTGGCTGAATCTGGCATCCCGATCTTTGCCTGGCGCGGTGAGACGGAGGAGGACTTCTGGTGGTGCATCGATCGATGCGTGAACGCAGAGAACTGGCAGCCAAACATGATCCTGGACGATGGCGGCGATGCCACGCACTTGATGCTGAAGAAGTACCCGACCATGTTCAAGTTGGTCAAGGGAATCGTGGAGGAGAGCGTCACCGGAGTACATCGACTCTATCAGCTCTCTAAGGCCGGCAAGCTGACGGTGCCGGCGATGAATGTCAACGATTCGGTGACGAAGACCAAGTTCGACAACCTGTACAGCTGCAAGGAATCCATTCTGGACAGCCTCAAGCGCTCCACGGACGTGATGTTCGGTGGCAAGCAGGTTGTGGTCTGTGGCTACGGCGATGTGGGCAAGGGATGTGCTCAGGCTCTAAAGGGACAG GGCTGCATTGTGTACATCACGGAGATCGATCCCATTTGTGCCCTGCAGGCCAGTATGGATGGCTTCCGTGTGGTCAAACTGAACGAGGTGATCCGCAACGTGGATATTGTGGTGACGGCGACCGGCAACAAGAACGTGGTGGTGCGCGAGCACATGGACAAGATGAAGAGTGGCTGCATCGTGTGCAACATGGGCCACTCGAACACGGAAATCGACGTGAATGGCCTGCGCACACCGGACTTGACCTGGGAGAAGGTGCGCTCCCAGGTGGACCACATTATCTGGCCGGAGGGCAAGTACATCATACTGCTGGCCGAGGGCAGGCTGGTCAATCTGAGCTGCTCCAGCATCCCCTCGTTCGCCGTGTCCATCACCTCGGCCACCCAGGCCCTGGCCCTGATCGAGCTTTTCAATGCCCCGCCCGGACGCTACAAGTCGGATGTCTACTTGCTGCCCAAGAAGATGGACGAGTATGTTGCCAGCCTGCACCTGCCCACCTTCGATGCCCATTTGACGGAGCTGAGCGACGAGCAGGCCAAGTACATGGGACTGAACAAGGCCGGTCCTTTCAAGCCCAACTACTACCGCTACTAG